A genomic window from Serratia liquefaciens includes:
- a CDS encoding YajQ family cyclic di-GMP-binding protein: MPSFDIVSEIDMQEVRNAVENATRDLGTRWDFRNVPASFELNEKNESIKVASESDFQVQQLLDILREKLSKRSIEGSALEIPEELTHSGKTYSVEAKLKQGIEAAQAKKIVKLIKDSKLKVQVQIQGDEVRVTGKSRDDLQGVMALVRGADLGQPFQFKNFRD; the protein is encoded by the coding sequence ATGCCATCTTTCGACATTGTTTCCGAAATTGATATGCAAGAAGTACGTAACGCCGTTGAGAACGCCACGCGCGATCTTGGCACCCGTTGGGATTTCCGCAACGTGCCGGCCAGCTTTGAGCTGAACGAAAAAAACGAAAGCATCAAGGTTGCCAGTGAATCTGATTTTCAGGTGCAGCAACTGCTCGATATCCTGCGTGAAAAACTCAGCAAGCGCAGCATCGAAGGCAGCGCGCTCGAGATCCCGGAGGAGCTGACCCACAGCGGGAAAACCTACAGCGTGGAAGCCAAGCTGAAGCAGGGGATTGAAGCCGCCCAGGCGAAGAAAATCGTCAAGCTGATCAAAGACAGCAAGCTGAAAGTGCAGGTACAGATCCAGGGGGATGAAGTGCGTGTAACCGGTAAATCACGTGACGATCTGCAGGGCGTGATGGCGCTGGTGCGCGGTGCCGATCTGGGACAACCTTTCCAGTTCAAAAACTTCCGCGACTGA
- the panE gene encoding 2-dehydropantoate 2-reductase yields the protein MKITVLGCGALGQLWLSRLYQQGHDVQGWLRVPQPFCAVNVIEPEGLSFNRNLPTNDPEHLVQSELLLVTLKAWQVSGAVSALLPKLNPRCAILLLHNGMGTQDELPPNNQPILQGTTTHAARHDGSTIIHVAGGTTHIGPTSPAATSLSHLAEVLHQALPDVAWHNNITSANWRKLAVNCVINPLTALYNCRNGDLQRYPEQIEAICREVAGVMAMEGYSTSCEGLQQYVMEVIQSTADNVSSMLQDIRTQRHTEIDYITGYLLRRARSHGVTLPENARLFELIKRKENEYERIGAGLPGTW from the coding sequence ATGAAAATAACTGTTCTTGGCTGCGGCGCGCTCGGACAGCTGTGGCTCTCCCGGCTTTATCAGCAGGGCCACGACGTGCAGGGATGGTTACGAGTACCGCAACCCTTTTGCGCAGTGAACGTCATTGAGCCTGAAGGCCTCTCGTTCAACCGTAATTTGCCCACCAACGATCCTGAACATTTGGTCCAGAGTGAACTGTTGCTGGTCACGCTGAAAGCCTGGCAGGTTTCCGGGGCGGTCAGTGCCCTGTTGCCTAAGCTGAACCCGCGTTGCGCCATCCTGCTGTTGCATAACGGCATGGGCACGCAGGACGAGCTGCCGCCGAACAATCAGCCGATATTGCAGGGCACCACCACCCATGCCGCACGCCATGACGGCAGCACCATTATCCATGTGGCCGGCGGTACCACCCATATCGGCCCGACATCCCCGGCGGCGACTTCGCTCAGCCATCTGGCGGAAGTGCTGCATCAGGCGCTGCCTGACGTCGCCTGGCATAACAACATTACTTCGGCGAACTGGCGCAAGCTGGCAGTAAACTGCGTGATTAATCCACTAACGGCGCTGTATAACTGCCGCAATGGCGATTTGCAGCGCTATCCTGAGCAGATTGAGGCCATCTGCCGTGAAGTCGCCGGCGTGATGGCGATGGAGGGTTATTCGACCTCCTGTGAAGGCTTGCAGCAGTATGTGATGGAGGTGATCCAGAGCACTGCGGACAACGTCTCTTCGATGCTGCAGGATATCCGCACCCAGCGGCACACCGAGATCGACTACATTACCGGCTATCTGCTGCGTCGCGCACGCAGCCACGGCGTGACTCTGCCGGAGAACGCACGACTGTTTGAATTGATTAAGCGAAAGGAAAATGAATATGAGCGTATCGGCGCTGGTCTGCCTGGCACCTGGTAG